In Bacteroidota bacterium, the genomic stretch TTTGGCCGAGCTGTTCGTCGTAGCCCACCACGAGTGCACGGCCGCCGCTGAGCGCCACGTCGGTCCCGAAGCCGCCCCGGTCATAGCCGCGTTGCGGTTGGAGCGTGGCCGCCCGGTACCATGTCCCGTCGGCGGCGGCGAGGTAGAGACTGGCTCGCCCGTCCTCGCGGTCGGCGGCAGGCTCACCGACGAGCAGCCTGCGCCCGTCGAGCGCGACGGGGAGGCGCGGCCCGCGCAGGCCGTCGAAGCGGTGGCGTTGCACCCACGGCTCGTCTGCATCGGCGGGAGCCTGCTCGAAGACATAGAGCGCGCCGCCCTTGCGGCGGTCGTCGGAGGGCGCAGACACGGCAAACGTCGTCCCGTCGAAGGCGCAGGCGGCACCGAAGCGGCGGCGGTCGGCCGGCACGGCGATGCGCTGGTCGAGCTTCCAGCCGCGCCCCACGAGGCGGTAGAGGTAGGCCGACCCCTCGGCGCCCTGCGTCGGGTCGGCCTCGGCTGTCACAAGCGCCCAGACCTCGCCCTCGGCGTCGGTGCCGAGCGCCACGCACGCTGCATACGCGCCCTCGTCGGGCTCGATCAGCCCCGAGAGCCGCGCGGTCTGCTCCCAGGTCCCGTCGTCCTGCCGCTCGAAGACGTAGGCCGTGTTGGGCCGGAGCGGGTTGAAGAACTGCGCCGCCGCCGACACCAGCACCCGGTCCCCGTCGAGCGCCACCGAGCGCCCGAAGAACTGCTCGGCTTGGCAGTCCTTGGGCACGAGCCGCGCCACGAGCACAAACGTGTCGTCCGCGGCCCGCTCGTAGACGTAGGCCGCTCCCGCGTTCACGTCGCACGAGGTCTCGCCGCTCGCGCCGACCACGACGCGGTCGCCGTCGAAGGCCACGGCCGCGCCGTACTGCGTGGCGCGTACCGAGTCCGGACGAGGCAGGCGCTCGATTTGGGCGTAGGTGGCGGGCCCCAGGAGGCACGCGAGGAGGACGAGGAGAGAGAGGCGCATGGGAGTGGATCGGCTTGGCTGCTCACACAACGCCGCGCACGGTGCGCTTCGCGTCACGACCCGAGGCGAAGCGAGGCGGGCCGTCCCAGGGCGTCCCGGAACGGCCCGCAGGCACCGATGAACGGTACGGTCGGGTGCTACTGTTGCGCGAGGTAGTTGCGGTAGCGTCGGTCGGCCTCGTCCCAGTTGATGAGGTTGAAGAAGTGGTCCACGTAGTCGCCGCGGCGGTTCTGATAGTGGAGGTAGTAGGCGTGCTCCCAGACGTCGAGGCCGAGGATCGGGAAGTCGCCGTGCATGACCGGGTTGTCCTGATTGGGCAGCCCGTGAATGTGGAGGCCGTTGGCGCCGACGGCGAGCCAGCCCCAGCCAGAGCCGAACTGGCCGGTGGCGGCCTTCTTGAACGCCTCCTTGAAGGCGTCGTAGGAGCCGAAGGTCTCGGTGATGGCCGCGCCGAGGTCGCCTGTCGGTTCGCCGCCGCCGTTGGGCGAGAGGATGGTCCAGAAGATGGCGTGGTTGTAGAAGCCGCCGCCGTTGTTGCGGACCGCTGTCTGCTTGTCGGCGGGCAGCGCGTCGAGGTTCGAGAGGAGGTCCTCGATGGACTTGCCGGCCCAGTCGGTGCCGTCGAGGGCCGCGTTGAGCTTATTGGTGTAGCCCTGGTGGTGTTTGGTGTGGTGGATCTCCATGGTGCGCGCGTCGAAGTGCGGCTCCAGGGCGTCGTAGGCGTAGGGAAGAGGGGGCAGTTCGAAGGCCATGCCAGGTCGGGGATTCAGTCTTGAGAGATGAGTGGACGGCTCGTACGAAGACCGAAGCCTCGCGTTTCCCACGGTCATGCGTCCTCCGCGCATGGGGCGCACGACGCGCCCTGCGATGGTGTGGCGTGGTTTGCGCCACCTTCGACAAGGTACCCGACGTGCCTCCTCGTCGTACGTCCCTTTCACCTCAAGCCACGACTGGCGCATAGGGAAGGCTAGAGAGATTAGACCTCCCCGGCCTTCCCTGTTGACAATGTCACCTGGGCTGTGTTAACTCATCGTTCTCACTCTACCACCGCTCTCACTCCACCTCTATCGTGATGAGACTTCTCGCTACCATTCTACTCACCTTCGCATGCGGCCTCGCCCCGGCGCTTGCCCAGCATGCCAAAACAGTACCGAGCGCGGTCTCCGCGATAGCTTTAGACGACGGTATCGACTCGCCGACGGACGCCTTCCGAAGCGTTGCCGATGTCTCGACAGACTTTGAGGCTAGCGAAGGGTTCGCTCCAGGCTATTGCGCCCAAAACGGCTGGACAGCGTTTGCCGCGTCGACAACGCAGGGGACGGTAAACGCCGCTAATCCCTACAGCGGCAGCCAGCACCTCCGCATCGCAGACGATCCCACCCAGGCCGATGGCACCAGCACGGGCTGCTTTAGCCCTGACGAAGGCGCCCAGCCTGCTGGCACCTATGCGGTGCAGTTTAAGATTGCTATCTCAGCAACCCTTGGAGCTGACTATGACATCATTGCCCAGTCTCCAGCGCAGGCCGCGCTCACTGCTCGTATGAAGTTCAACTTCGAGGGCAACATCTTTGTCATTGACGATCCGGGGACCGGCCTAGCCTTCGTAGACACGGGCGTAGCGTGGAGCGTCGGCCCCTACGTGGAGGGCCGCATTGTGGTCGACGGGGTCACAGGCATCCAGCAGTATTTCTACAACGATGTCCTGATCTACACGACGAACCCGCTCCCCACGCTTGCCACGAGCATTGACCAGGTCATTTTCCTCTCCGACAACTTCCATATCGGAGATGTGGGCGACCTTGACGATCTCTACTACGGGCTGCTCGCCAACATCCCCGTTGAGTTGACCAGCTTCAATGCCGTCATGGACGGTGAGTCTGTGGTGCTCGACTGGCAGACGGCCTCGGAGACCATCAACGCGGGCTTCGAAGTGCAAATGCGCGACGGGAATAGCGGGGAGTTCCAGACCCTAGACTTCGTTGAGGGCGCCGGCACGACGACAGAAGCCCAGACCTACAGCTTCCGCGTGGCCGACCTCAGGGCCGGGACCTACACGTTCCGACTCAAGCAGGTAGACTTCGACGGCGCGTTCGAGTACAGCCCAGAGGTCGAGGCGTCCGTGGCTGTCCTCCAGACGCATGACCTCTCGGAGGTCTACCCCAACCCGTTCGCACGCCGGGCCACGCTGGACCTCGCCGTGCGGGAGGCGCAGGACGTACGCGTGGAGGTCTTCAACCTGATGGGCCAGCGCGTTGCCACGCTCCTCGACGGCGCGATGGAGGCCAACGTCAGCACCGAGGTCGCACTCGATGCGTCTGACCTCCCAGGCGGCCTCTACCTCGTACGCGTGACAGGCGAGACCTTCCAGACCACGCGCAAGGTCACTGTGACCAACTAGGTCGCACCTTCGTGCTTCCTCTCGCGGGGCGGGCCTACGATGGCTCGCCCCGCTCTTTTTTGTGCAGGACTCCGATCTGTAGGCCTGCTGAACGTGTGGTCGGGAGGCTTACGCCCTCCTGCAACAAACGGCTACCTCATGCCGGGGCGACGTGCGTGCCTACCCTTTCCGGCCTGGGACCTCGCTTCACTCCCTGCCCGTTGAAGTACGTTGAGCATTCCCTCTTGAACTATTCCCCGTTGCCTCCTTCATGCCCCAAGCGACTCCCGACTCTACCTCCACCTCTGATGTCCTGACGACTGTCGAGCCCCTCAGCGTCAGCGACCTTGTCGGCACGCTCGTCGACAAGCTCGCAGGCTGGGTCGAAGGCTTCGTGCTGCTGCTGCCCAACCTGGTCGCCGCGCTCCTCATCGTGCTTGCGTTTGTGCTCCTCGCACGCAGCGCGCGGTCGCTCGTGACCACGCTGATGAATAAGATCAGCGGCCGGGCCAGCGGCGCGTCCACGAGTGTCGTCTCGCTACTGGGCACACTCGCCTATAGCGCCGTCCTCGCCGCGGGGATCTTCATCGCGCTCGGCTTGATCGGGCTGGACCGTGCCGTGACCACGCTCCTCGCCGGTGCTGGTGTTCTCGGCCTTGCCCTCGGCTTCGCGTTCCAGGACATCGCTGCCAACTTCATCGCCGGCGTCCTCATCGCCGTGCGCTCGCCGTTCGACATCGGCGACCTCGTGGAGACGAACGGCCACATGGGCACCATCTCAGACATCAACCTCCGCGCGACACACGTCCGCACGTTCCAGGGCCAAGAGGTCATCATCCCCAACAGCCAGGTCTACCAGAACCCGCTCGTCAACTACACCGAGATCGGATCGCGGCGCATCGACCTCGGCTGCGGCGTCGGCTACGGCGACGACCTTCAGCACGCCGAGGACGTAGCAACGGCCGCCCTCTCGGACGTCTCCAGCCGTGACACCGCGCGCGACGTGACGCTCTTCTGGACCGAGTTCGGCGACTCGTCCGTCAACTTCGTGGCGAGCTACTGGGTCACCTTCCAGGGCCAGGCCGACTTCCTCGCCGCGCAGAGCGAGGGCATCAAGCGGCTCAAGACGGCCTTCGACGCCAGCGGCGTGACGATCCCGTTCCCGATCCGCACGCTCGACTTCGGCCCCAACGGCGGCGTCGAACTTCGCGAGATGCTCGACGACAAGGTGTGACGGGTGCGAACGTATGCACGTGTGAAGATGTCGACATAGTCTCCTAACGCCACATCGACGCGCTTGCCTGCGTTCACACCCCCGTACGTTCACACCGTGCTACCTGAAAGCGGCTGCACCAAAGCCGCCGGTCTAATCCACGAATCGCGCCCGTTTCCCCCGGTGGGAGGCGGGCGCGATTTATCGATTTGAGACGGCTCCGATATCAGTGGGGATCGCCAGAGCGGCGTCGCTGCCGCTCCCTCACTGCCCCGCCGGGCAGCCCCGTGCGCTTGCGCGGCAGCCCCGGTATCGCCCCACACCCGATGACCTATCGCTTCTTCGTCGTCGACGACGACCGTCACTACGCCCGCCTCCTCTCCTACCGCCTCGACAAGGACAAGCAGCACGATGTGCGCGTCTTCCACTCGGGCGAAGAGGCCCTCGACGCCCTCGACGAGCGCCCCGACCTGATCCTGCTCGACATCATGATGCCCGGCATCGGCGGCATCGAGACGCTCAAGCGGCTGCGCCAGCGCGACCCCGACCTCCCCGTTGTGATGATCTCGGCGCAGGGCACCGTGGAGGTAGCTGTGCAAGCCATGAAGGGCGGCGCGCTCGACTACATCACGAAGGGGCAGGACGATTTGGTCAAGCTCGACATCGTCGTCAAGAACGTGAAGGAGAAGGTGGCCCTCCAGCGCGAGGTCGAGAACCTGCGCGGCGAGGTCGCCGAGAAGTACGGCCTCGACGAGATCGTGGGCGACAGCACGGCGATGGAGGACCTCTACCGCACGATCCGCAAGACGCTGCGCGGCAACCTGACCGTCGCCATCCAGGGCGAGAGTGGCACAGGGAAGGAGCTCGTCGCCCGCGCGATCCACTTCAACTCGGACCGCGCCCAGGGGCCATTCGTGGTCGTCAACTGCGCCGCGATCCCGTCGGAGCTGATGGAGAGCGAATTTTTCGGTCACGAGAAGGGCTCGTTCACCGGCGCGCACGCCCGCAAGATTGGCAAGTTCGAGGAGGCCGACGGCGGCACCATCTTCCTCGACGAGATCGGCGAGCTCGACCTCGGCTTGCAGGCGAAGCTGCTGCGGGCGCTCCAGAACCGCGAGATCACCCGCGTCGGCGGCTCCGGCCTCATCAAGTTCGACGCCCGCGTCATCTCGGCGACCAACAAGGACATCCTCGCCATGATCCGGGAGAACACCTTCCGCGAGGACCTCTACTACCGCCTCTTCCAGTTCCCGGTCGTGCTGCCGCCGCTGCGCGAGCGCGAGCAGGACGTGCTCGTCCTCGCCCATCACTTCCTCACGGCGTACAAGGAGGACAACCAGCAATTCCGCGACAAGCTGCTCTCGTCCGAGGCCACGCGCGCCATCGCGGCCTACAACTGGCCCGGCAACGTACGCGAGCTCAAGAACGTAGTCGAGCGCGCCATCCTGATCTCGGACAGCGACCTCATCCAACCCGCCGACCTGATGCTGGACACGAACGCCGCACTAGTGCCGTGGAACGAGCGCGTGCACGCGGCAGCAGGCACGGAGGCCGGTGGTGACTCCAGCCCGCGCTTCGTGGCCCCGCCCATCCCGAAGGCGCCAGCCCTGAGCGCGCCGAGCGGCCCCGCGGCCCCGTCGGGCGGTGCCCCAGCGGGCAACCCCGCGCAACCCACGTCGGCCGGCGACGGTATAGACGCGCCGGAGCCCATCCTGGCCGCCGCCTCGACGCCCGACGAGATCGTGCCGCTCGAAGACCTCAAGCGCCGCGCCGTTGAGCAGGCCTACCATGCCTGCGAGGGCAACGTCGACCGCGCCGCCGTCGAACTCGGCATCGGCCGCGCGACCATGTACCGACTCCTCAAGAAGTACGAGATCAACACGGACTAGGTCGAGGGTCGTGTGTCCCGAGTCGAGGGTCTGGGGAGCGCGGTCGCACGGCCTGCGCTGCCCAGACCCTCCCTTTTTTCGTTTCTCCGTAGGTTCCGATGGGTTTTCCGACCTACGACCCTCAACCCACGACCTCCCCATGCGCCTCACCGATTACGAGAAAGCCGCTCAGCGCGAGATCGACGCCTGGCAGCGCGATGAATCGCCGCTCCAAAAGGCGATCAACGTGACCCTCAGCCCCGTCGACTGGCTCTTC encodes the following:
- a CDS encoding T9SS type A sorting domain-containing protein; translated protein: MRLLATILLTFACGLAPALAQHAKTVPSAVSAIALDDGIDSPTDAFRSVADVSTDFEASEGFAPGYCAQNGWTAFAASTTQGTVNAANPYSGSQHLRIADDPTQADGTSTGCFSPDEGAQPAGTYAVQFKIAISATLGADYDIIAQSPAQAALTARMKFNFEGNIFVIDDPGTGLAFVDTGVAWSVGPYVEGRIVVDGVTGIQQYFYNDVLIYTTNPLPTLATSIDQVIFLSDNFHIGDVGDLDDLYYGLLANIPVELTSFNAVMDGESVVLDWQTASETINAGFEVQMRDGNSGEFQTLDFVEGAGTTTEAQTYSFRVADLRAGTYTFRLKQVDFDGAFEYSPEVEASVAVLQTHDLSEVYPNPFARRATLDLAVREAQDVRVEVFNLMGQRVATLLDGAMEANVSTEVALDASDLPGGLYLVRVTGETFQTTRKVTVTN
- a CDS encoding mechanosensitive ion channel family protein produces the protein MPQATPDSTSTSDVLTTVEPLSVSDLVGTLVDKLAGWVEGFVLLLPNLVAALLIVLAFVLLARSARSLVTTLMNKISGRASGASTSVVSLLGTLAYSAVLAAGIFIALGLIGLDRAVTTLLAGAGVLGLALGFAFQDIAANFIAGVLIAVRSPFDIGDLVETNGHMGTISDINLRATHVRTFQGQEVIIPNSQVYQNPLVNYTEIGSRRIDLGCGVGYGDDLQHAEDVATAALSDVSSRDTARDVTLFWTEFGDSSVNFVASYWVTFQGQADFLAAQSEGIKRLKTAFDASGVTIPFPIRTLDFGPNGGVELREMLDDKV
- a CDS encoding sigma-54 dependent transcriptional regulator, whose protein sequence is MTYRFFVVDDDRHYARLLSYRLDKDKQHDVRVFHSGEEALDALDERPDLILLDIMMPGIGGIETLKRLRQRDPDLPVVMISAQGTVEVAVQAMKGGALDYITKGQDDLVKLDIVVKNVKEKVALQREVENLRGEVAEKYGLDEIVGDSTAMEDLYRTIRKTLRGNLTVAIQGESGTGKELVARAIHFNSDRAQGPFVVVNCAAIPSELMESEFFGHEKGSFTGAHARKIGKFEEADGGTIFLDEIGELDLGLQAKLLRALQNREITRVGGSGLIKFDARVISATNKDILAMIRENTFREDLYYRLFQFPVVLPPLREREQDVLVLAHHFLTAYKEDNQQFRDKLLSSEATRAIAAYNWPGNVRELKNVVERAILISDSDLIQPADLMLDTNAALVPWNERVHAAAGTEAGGDSSPRFVAPPIPKAPALSAPSGPAAPSGGAPAGNPAQPTSAGDGIDAPEPILAAASTPDEIVPLEDLKRRAVEQAYHACEGNVDRAAVELGIGRATMYRLLKKYEINTD
- a CDS encoding superoxide dismutase → MAFELPPLPYAYDALEPHFDARTMEIHHTKHHQGYTNKLNAALDGTDWAGKSIEDLLSNLDALPADKQTAVRNNGGGFYNHAIFWTILSPNGGGEPTGDLGAAITETFGSYDAFKEAFKKAATGQFGSGWGWLAVGANGLHIHGLPNQDNPVMHGDFPILGLDVWEHAYYLHYQNRRGDYVDHFFNLINWDEADRRYRNYLAQQ